Genomic DNA from Telopea speciosissima isolate NSW1024214 ecotype Mountain lineage chromosome 2, Tspe_v1, whole genome shotgun sequence:
CTATATCAGTGCCAATTTTCGAAATGAAATCCTGCTCCAAAGCATTAGAGTACCTGAACTAAAGGAATCACTGCTAAACGGGCAGTGACGTCCCCAGAGGATTTCTCACACTCTCTCCAAAGCAAATTATGGGCAGGCATATCTCCATAACTAACCACAGAGAATGGAAATAAGGACAGTGAATAAGAGAAAGATGGTCTATGTGCATAAAAACTAGATTACTTTTCTTCTTACCTGAAGCCAAGTTCAGCTAATCTCTGGGAACACCAAGCAAAATGTCGACtctcatcatcagcaacatgtGCAAAATCAGCAAAAAAACCTTCTCCAAGTACTTCACTGAATGGAGAAAACCGGACAACCGTATCCCACGCCAAATCAATAGCATTAAGCTCCACATGGGCGAGATTGTGGAGCATATAAGCATTAAGGGGCAAACCCGAATTCTTGGGAGCTGGAATCTCCTTTGGCGACACCTAAATTAGCAGAAGCATTCTCTCATTTAACTGCGAACTAACTGAATAAACAGAGTTACCATGAGACCAACCAACAATTCAAAATAAACGGGACCCAGATAGTGAAATCATCGAACACTTGGTCTGTAATTAAAGTTCAAAAGGCCGAGAAAATACAAACCCATTGGATTCATGATAGAGCAGCCAAGTTCAAATTTAGTGATCAAATTGGAGGAAAAACCTAATCAAAAGTTCGGGGATCGTCGAAAGATTTAAGTATAAATCAGAGTCAAAAGGACGAACCAGTTGAGGTTTGGGCGGGCGAGCTGGTCGATCAGGTGGTTTAGAGACTCCAAGCGGGAGACCCTCGGAACGCCACCTCGAGTAGGCGAGATGGGAGAGCCTGGACTTGGTGAGAGGGTCGCTGGTGGAGAGAACTATAGTTCCGAGCTCAGCAAGAGAAGAGGCAGCTGCCATCGAATCGTCGTCAGCTTGGATTGATGACAAGGGAAGTGTTGGTGGTTGTTCTGGACCCTTGGATCCCCAGAGCCGGCTCTCGTTAAGTGAGCTTTCTCTCCAACTCTGGAGGCCAGACCATGCCTGGTACTGCGGGACGAAGGAAGATGAGAAGGCATTTACCCCGACTCTACGTGGTGGAAAGAGGGGTGAGAACAAAGCACATCGCAGAGACGCACAAAGCATCGTTTTCAGCTGCATTTGCTTCATTCAAGCTGTTGGGGCGGGGGGTGGATATGTGATATTGCCTAttgagggggaggagagagagagagtatgtaAGATTGCGAGAACGATTTCGTACGGATGGAATCCACTCACCCTATATTTATGTCCATtttgaagggggaaaaaaacgcCGCTTGATGGTGTTGCTGGTGAAACCTCATCTCATCTTAATTCAAGAAGTTATGGTCTGTTTTTCCCCAATACTAGGGTTTATCTATATTGAACTGCCCAAGACCTCATACTTATAAATTGGGAGgttgggaggggaggggagttgttaagaatcgttatcctctcctgttacagtaCAGTGGCTATAATACATCGTGCGGTGCTATAACGTATCGTGCGGTGCTGCAAAGGCCAAGTGATACAACAGACCCCATATGATGCACATGACCTCTGCAACCACCGACAATGCATTACAACACCGTGCTACACTAGGAGGATAAAAATTGGGGTTGTTAGggcttttattttaattattgaaaATTGTAGAAACTCACGTTATTGCTCCGCCTGGACGCGCAGCCCACCTTGAGTGAACCACATAAATTTGAGTTTTATATGTATGTGATCTCCTTTTTCGATTTGCGCTCAAGAAATGACCACCCTCTCACCCTATAAAATGAGAAACCCCCCTCCCGCAACACAGCCGATGCCCTTGTGCATTCCCTCATTAGCCCCTACGATGGTGCAGAGGCCACACTACCAAGCAGCACTCTTCCCTTTGCCTGTTTACCAAATTGGACTTTGTCCGAAGGattgaaa
This window encodes:
- the LOC122650247 gene encoding uncharacterized protein HI_0077 isoform X2, yielding MKQMQLKTMLCASLRCALFSPLFPPRRVGVNAFSSSFVPQYQAWSGLQSWRESSLNESRLWGSKGPEQPPTLPLSSIQADDDSMAAASSLAELGTIVLSTSDPLTKSRLSHLAYSRWRSEGLPLGVSKPPDRPARPPKPQLVSPKEIPAPKNSGLPLNAYMLHNLAHVELNAIDLAWDTVVRFSPFSEVLGEGFFADFAHVADDESRHFAWCSQRLAELGFSYGDMPAHNLLWRECEKSSGDVTARLAVIPLVQEARGLDAGPRLVQKLVGFGDLRTSNIVARIAEEEVAHVAVGVFWFVCVCKKMGRIPCSTFKDLLSEYNVELRGPFNYSARDEAGIPRHWYDGSSTDNLGNNEQLAEVCDRLACVISMEKENSNLSN
- the LOC122650247 gene encoding uncharacterized protein HI_0077 isoform X1 — its product is MKQMQLKTMLCASLRCALFSPLFPPRRVGVNAFSSSFVPQYQAWSGLQSWRESSLNESRLWGSKGPEQPPTLPLSSIQADDDSMAAASSLAELGTIVLSTSDPLTKSRLSHLAYSRWRSEGLPLGVSKPPDRPARPPKPQLVSPKEIPAPKNSGLPLNAYMLHNLAHVELNAIDLAWDTVVRFSPFSEVLGEGFFADFAHVADDESRHFAWCSQRLAELGFSYGDMPAHNLLWRECEKSSGDVTARLAVIPLVQEARGLDAGPRLVQKLVGFGDLRTSNIVARIAEEEVAHVAVGVFWFVCVCKKMGRIPCSTFKDLLSEYNVELRGPFNYSARDEAGIPRHWYDGSSTDNLGNNEQLAEVNNPRKSVTGWLASSLWRRKTQI